A part of Solibacillus sp. FSL H8-0538 genomic DNA contains:
- a CDS encoding sigma-54 interaction domain-containing protein: MIQTIPNFQLLSDYDDVLVADEHGKVIFFDLADAHILKLIGVRPEDFLGKKVTALYPNLPAEKSTIMHVLRSGEPLPAVKQHVETFSGQEVAIHSATYPICVDGKIIGAIEFSKHYYELGDIDYVNQKAKHPIYRNNNTLYTVEDIMTHNPKMQLIKEKVIQMAKSHSAVLIYGKTGTGKEMVAQAIHNASNRFDKPFVALNCGAVPVGLMESTLFGTVKGSFTGANDSSGIFEQAKGGTVFLDELNSLPLDMQVKLLKVVEEKRVRRLGGQEDMQLDFRIIAATNEHPFELIEGGKLREDLYYRLSILQIDLPTLKERPEDIELLTKYYINRYNDIMHIRILDIEEDVLDCFKAYHWPGNIRQLKNSIETAYHNVQSTLLTLEDVPDTIKNSHLLQNKNDIKRNDALSLKEQLEQIEIAIIQESYVKCGENISQTARSLNISKQTLHYKMQKYKLI, from the coding sequence ATGATTCAGACAATCCCGAATTTCCAATTATTATCAGATTATGACGATGTACTAGTAGCCGATGAGCATGGAAAGGTGATTTTCTTTGACCTTGCCGATGCCCATATTTTAAAGCTAATCGGCGTACGCCCGGAAGATTTTTTAGGGAAAAAAGTGACGGCACTCTATCCAAATTTACCAGCAGAAAAAAGTACTATTATGCATGTGTTACGTTCAGGAGAACCGCTGCCTGCGGTAAAACAACATGTCGAGACTTTTAGTGGACAGGAAGTAGCGATACATAGTGCCACTTACCCAATTTGTGTAGATGGAAAAATCATTGGCGCCATTGAGTTTTCGAAGCACTACTATGAGTTAGGGGATATTGATTACGTTAATCAAAAAGCAAAGCATCCTATATACCGAAATAATAATACGCTTTACACGGTAGAGGATATTATGACACATAATCCGAAAATGCAGCTCATCAAGGAAAAAGTGATACAAATGGCAAAATCACATTCTGCTGTTTTAATTTATGGGAAAACAGGGACGGGTAAAGAAATGGTTGCTCAAGCAATCCATAACGCAAGTAATCGTTTTGATAAGCCATTTGTTGCACTTAACTGTGGGGCAGTTCCGGTAGGATTAATGGAAAGCACACTATTTGGAACAGTTAAAGGAAGCTTTACAGGTGCAAATGACTCTTCTGGGATTTTTGAGCAAGCAAAAGGTGGTACGGTATTTTTAGATGAATTAAACTCTCTTCCGTTAGATATGCAAGTAAAACTGTTAAAAGTAGTGGAAGAAAAACGTGTGCGTCGCCTTGGTGGACAAGAAGATATGCAACTCGACTTTCGGATTATTGCCGCAACGAATGAACATCCCTTTGAACTCATAGAGGGAGGTAAGTTACGTGAGGACTTATATTACCGCCTAAGTATTTTGCAAATCGATTTACCTACATTAAAAGAGCGTCCTGAAGATATTGAACTTCTCACGAAATATTATATAAATCGCTATAACGATATCATGCATATTCGAATTTTAGATATTGAAGAAGATGTATTGGATTGCTTTAAAGCGTATCATTGGCCTGGGAATATTCGTCAGTTAAAAAACTCGATTGAAACAGCGTATCATAATGTTCAGTCGACGCTGTTGACGCTTGAGGACGTACCTGACACGATTAAAAATAGTCACTTATTACAAAATAAGAATGATATTAAGAGAAATGATGCACTTTCATTAAAAGAACAATTGGAGCAAATAGAAATCGCCATCATTCAGGAAAGTTACGTAAAATGTGGTGAGAATATATCACAAACAGCGAGGTCATTGAATATTTCCAAGCAAACGCTACATTATAAAATGCAAAAATATAAATTGATATAA